Proteins from one Ranitomeya variabilis isolate aRanVar5 chromosome 1, aRanVar5.hap1, whole genome shotgun sequence genomic window:
- the LOC143794896 gene encoding olfactory receptor 6B1-like encodes MLSTEHISSLNATHFILLGFQVSPGVKTLLAVIFSIAYIFTILENVAIIVISMWDPKLHKPMYFFLNKLSWLETVYVSVTVPKMLSGLSTGNNIILSLYDCMMQLYFFLSIGCSECFLLAAMAYDRYLAICNPLLYNSIMTSQMCWILTLGSLFLGFLACSFSIGLITQLNFCGSNIINHYLCDISPVIHLSCDDISIVELVDFITALLVLISSLILIIISYIYIISSIKNIPSDRRWTKAFSTCASHLTVVVLFFGTTIFMYARPQAIDSFNSNKFLSVLYSFFIPMLNPMIYTLRNSDMKKSLSAMFKCNAAKSKNLIK; translated from the coding sequence ATGCTCTCTACTGAACATATCAGTAGCTTAAATGCAACACATTTTATTTTGCTTGGCTTCCAAGTTAGTCCAGGAGTTAAAACTCTACTTGCAGTAATATTTTCTATTGCTTATATATTCACAATTTTGGAAAATGTAGCAATCATTGTCATTTCAATGTGGGATCCAAAGCTTCACAAGCCCATGTACTTTTTTCTTAAcaagttatcatggttggaaacagtTTATGTCTCTGTCACTGTACCAAAAATGTTAAGTGGTCTTTCAACAGGGAATAATATTATTTTATCTCTATATGATTGCATGATGCAATTATACTTCTTTCTTTCTATTGGGTGTTCTGAATGCTTCTTGTTGGCTGCTATGGCCTATGACAGATATCTTGCCATTTGTAACCCTTTACTTTATAACAGTATTATGACCAGCCAGATGTGTTGGATCCTTACTTTGGGTAGTTTGTTTTTAGGATTCTTGGCCTGCTCATTCTCTATAGGTTTGATAACACAGCTTAACTTTTGCGGATCCAACATAATTAACCATTACTTATGTGATATTTCACCAGTCATTCACCTCTCTTGCGATGACATTTCCATTGTAGAGTTGGTTGACTTCATAACTGCGTTGTTAGTGTTGATTAGTTCATTAATCCTCATAATAATATCTTACATCTATATAATTTCCTCTATAAAGAATATTCCTTCTGATCGAAGATGGACAAAAGCCTTCTCCACTTGTGCTTCCCATTTGACAGTGGTAGTTTTATTTTTTGGCACAACTATATTTATGTATGCAAGACCTCAAGCCATTGACTCATTTAATTCCAACAAGTTTCTGTCTGTTTTATACTCTTTTTTTATTCCCATGCTAAATCCAATGATTTACACTTTAAGGAACAGTGATATGAAGAAAAGTTTGTCTGCAATGTTTAAATGTAATGCTGCTAAAAGTAAAAATTTAATCAAATAA